A genomic stretch from Antarcticibacterium flavum includes:
- a CDS encoding Eco57I restriction-modification methylase domain-containing protein produces the protein MALFQVSVLKNYLRLQDDQVVDKAYKEFTSYFQHPEIQENIRKSKEEEFQAIFLNELFVKILGYTLKPNPGYDLSTEFKNESNNRKADGAILKDRNAIGVIELKGTNTKHLEGIRQQAFDYKANQKHCVYVITSNFEKLRFYIQDATEFLEFDLFELNREDFGLLWLCLSKENILKGLPLKIKEASLGEEEEITKEFYKDYSLFKRELFRDLVQRNVERLKDGLSGYESDAHDPETEAEKEIKLNLFKKSQKLIDRFLFIFFAEDRGLLPPNAIVNILSEWNQLKDLDAEIPLYDRFKQYFGYLNHGRPATETRPEIYAYNGGLFKPDELLDGLGIDDKLLHKHTSKLAKYDFESQVDVNILGHIFENSLNEIESVSAEIEGGEFDKQKSKRKKDGVFYTPKYITKYIVENTIGRLCEEKKSELGFREEEYFKGRKRRQKDTLEALVKILDDYRDWLLQLTICDPACGSGAFLNQALDFLIKEHRYIDEMKAKLLGGSLILSDIENTILERNIYGVDINEESVEIAKLSLWLRTAQPSRKLNDLSGNIKCGNSLIDDEAVAGNKAFKWEEEFPEVFDPSSGSGGGFDVVIGNPPWGAKLSTSEANFLIPHYPEVPTKLKDTYMYFMLAALKQTKKNGYIGLIVPNTWLLINNTADFRLRLLNLDVLQIIDHGDDVFEDAIVESSTILLRNQVNLKGEVSAQKIRNNKLISDQILPKEIWINDELHRIVLELKIEAHNLIKKLETVSKPFDAVGEIIFGIKPYQVGHGIPPQTREMVNNRIYHSTEKLGDDWFPLVTGTDVNRYSLVFNNDAYIKYGKWLMYSSNEEKIKEKKILLRRTSHDLRAVLDFEQHYPQNSLFVITSKLNLNYLLALFNSRLFDYVYKAKCPQVGKIFAEVKPSIIKSMPIFDGNTDNFSTAKVEKLLFEQEKLNKLIQNLLNFFTRRYNIYKTTRKLQSWYDLEFGEFIKELNKAIKAGNKVRAKKGLSPIPELTKKDEFEWMELFEENKKKAVELQREIEKTDAEIDKVVYELYGLTEEEIEIVESK, from the coding sequence ATGGCCTTATTTCAGGTTTCTGTACTTAAAAATTATCTCAGGCTTCAGGATGACCAGGTGGTCGACAAAGCATATAAAGAATTCACCTCCTATTTTCAGCATCCTGAGATCCAGGAGAACATCAGGAAGTCGAAAGAAGAAGAATTTCAGGCTATATTTCTGAATGAACTCTTTGTAAAGATCCTTGGTTATACACTTAAACCGAATCCCGGCTATGACCTTTCCACCGAATTCAAGAACGAATCCAACAACCGTAAGGCAGACGGTGCGATCCTGAAAGATAGAAATGCTATTGGGGTGATCGAACTTAAAGGTACTAACACCAAACACCTGGAAGGGATACGGCAGCAGGCTTTTGATTATAAAGCAAATCAAAAGCATTGTGTGTATGTGATAACTTCTAATTTTGAGAAGCTAAGGTTCTATATCCAGGATGCTACAGAATTCCTGGAATTCGATCTTTTTGAGCTGAACAGGGAGGACTTCGGACTGCTATGGCTTTGCCTAAGTAAGGAAAATATTCTCAAAGGACTTCCGCTGAAGATCAAGGAAGCTTCCCTGGGAGAGGAAGAAGAGATCACCAAAGAGTTTTATAAAGATTATTCCCTTTTTAAGAGGGAACTTTTCCGGGATTTGGTGCAGCGGAATGTGGAGCGATTGAAAGACGGACTCTCGGGTTATGAATCCGATGCTCATGATCCTGAAACTGAAGCCGAAAAAGAGATCAAGCTCAACTTGTTTAAAAAGTCTCAAAAGCTCATTGATCGTTTCCTTTTTATCTTTTTTGCTGAAGATCGCGGCCTCCTCCCTCCCAATGCTATTGTTAATATTCTTTCAGAATGGAACCAACTGAAGGACCTGGACGCCGAAATCCCGCTTTACGATCGCTTTAAACAATACTTCGGATATCTCAACCACGGCCGCCCGGCGACAGAAACCCGCCCGGAGATCTACGCCTACAACGGCGGACTCTTTAAACCCGATGAGCTCCTGGACGGGCTGGGGATCGATGATAAGTTGCTCCACAAGCATACCTCCAAACTTGCAAAATATGATTTTGAAAGCCAGGTAGACGTGAATATTTTGGGGCACATTTTTGAGAATTCCCTTAACGAGATAGAAAGCGTAAGTGCCGAAATTGAAGGTGGAGAATTTGACAAACAAAAGAGCAAGCGTAAAAAAGATGGCGTTTTCTATACGCCCAAATACATCACCAAATACATAGTTGAAAATACCATCGGCAGACTTTGCGAAGAAAAGAAGAGCGAACTCGGCTTTAGGGAAGAAGAATATTTCAAGGGAAGAAAACGGCGTCAAAAAGACACTTTAGAGGCCTTGGTAAAGATCCTCGATGACTACCGGGACTGGCTGTTACAGCTGACTATTTGCGATCCCGCCTGCGGGAGTGGCGCTTTCCTCAATCAGGCGCTGGATTTTCTTATCAAAGAGCACCGGTATATCGATGAAATGAAGGCTAAACTGCTGGGCGGAAGCCTTATTTTAAGCGACATCGAAAATACCATTTTAGAGAGGAATATCTACGGCGTTGACATCAACGAGGAAAGTGTGGAAATAGCAAAGCTGAGCCTCTGGCTGCGCACCGCCCAACCCAGCCGCAAGCTCAACGACCTTAGCGGCAATATCAAATGCGGGAACTCCCTCATTGACGATGAAGCAGTAGCCGGCAACAAAGCTTTTAAATGGGAAGAAGAGTTTCCTGAAGTATTTGATCCTTCCTCAGGCTCTGGAGGTGGTTTTGATGTGGTGATTGGAAATCCGCCTTGGGGTGCCAAATTATCAACTTCTGAAGCAAATTTTTTAATACCACATTACCCTGAAGTACCTACTAAATTGAAGGATACTTATATGTACTTCATGCTGGCTGCTCTTAAACAAACAAAAAAAAATGGATACATAGGATTAATTGTTCCTAATACTTGGCTTCTAATAAATAATACTGCAGACTTTCGATTAAGACTTTTAAATCTTGATGTTTTACAAATCATTGATCACGGTGATGATGTTTTTGAAGATGCAATTGTCGAAAGTTCCACCATTCTTCTAAGAAACCAAGTGAATCTAAAAGGGGAAGTTTCTGCCCAAAAAATTAGAAATAACAAACTTATATCCGATCAAATTTTACCCAAAGAAATCTGGATAAACGATGAACTTCATAGAATAGTTTTAGAATTAAAAATTGAAGCTCATAACTTAATTAAGAAACTTGAGACAGTTTCTAAGCCTTTTGATGCCGTTGGTGAAATTATTTTCGGCATTAAGCCTTATCAAGTTGGGCACGGAATTCCTCCTCAAACTCGGGAAATGGTAAATAATAGAATTTATCATTCTACCGAGAAATTGGGAGACGATTGGTTTCCTCTTGTTACCGGAACAGATGTGAATAGGTACTCCTTAGTATTTAATAATGATGCATATATTAAATATGGGAAATGGTTAATGTACAGTTCGAATGAGGAGAAAATTAAAGAAAAGAAAATATTGTTAAGGAGAACAAGTCACGATTTACGCGCAGTATTGGATTTTGAACAACATTATCCTCAAAACTCCTTATTTGTTATTACAAGCAAACTTAACTTAAATTATTTGTTAGCTCTTTTCAACTCCAGATTATTCGATTATGTGTACAAAGCGAAATGCCCGCAGGTGGGGAAAATATTTGCAGAAGTAAAACCGAGCATTATAAAATCAATGCCGATATTCGATGGTAATACAGATAATTTTTCGACTGCAAAGGTGGAAAAGTTATTATTTGAACAGGAAAAACTGAACAAATTAATTCAAAACCTGCTCAATTTTTTTACCAGGCGTTATAATATTTATAAAACAACGAGGAAACTCCAATCATGGTACGACTTGGAATTCGGCGAGTTCATTAAAGAACTAAACAAGGCGATCAAGGCCGGCAACAAAGTCCGCGCCAAGAAAGGCCTCTCCCCCATCCCGGAACTCACCAAAAAGGATGAATTTGAATGGATGGAGCTGTTTGAAGAGAACAAGAAAAAAGCTGTGGAACTGCAACGGGAGATCGAGAAGACAGATGCTGAAATTGATAAGGTGGTTTATGAGCTGTATGGGTTGACTGAGGAGGAGATTGAGATAGTAGAGAGTAAATAG